A window of Rhododendron vialii isolate Sample 1 chromosome 11a, ASM3025357v1 contains these coding sequences:
- the LOC131306430 gene encoding probable pectin methylesterase CGR3 — translation MYIRERCFVERCQPKDTTITSVAFHPSYPLSASCSDGYPGQHRAKVAEFSTFGRPAKLRSLSWWIRYFVQTSLEENEAATKKFEQAATKRSYKPACQVFHLKSYR, via the exons ATGTACATACGCGAAAGGTGCTTTGTAGAAAG GTGCCAACCAAAAGATACGACGATTACTAGTGTGGCCTTTCATCCTTCTTATCCTCTATCTGCATCATGCTCTGATG GTTACCCAGGCCAGCATAGAGCTAAAGTGGCAGAGTTCTCCACATTTGGTCGACCG GCCAAACTGCGAAGCTTGTCTTGGTGGATAAGGTACTTTGTGCAGACCAGCTTAGAAGAGAATGAAGCTGCTACTAAGAAGTTTGAGCAAGCTGCAACCAAGAGATCTTACAAGCCTGCCTGCCAAGTTTTCCACCTCAAATCGTACCGTTGA
- the LOC131306432 gene encoding ATP phosphoribosyltransferase 2, chloroplastic yields the protein MPVVNPLFLQCPLAASPSSLFSHSSYSPRVSVKFSISCCAVASPAAVSSGIADNRVLERREIRLGLPSKGRMATDTLDLLKDCQLSVRQVNPRQYVAEIPQLSNFEVWFQRPKDIVRKLVSGDLDLGIVGLDIVSEYGQGNEDLILVHDALDFGDCHLSLAIPKYGIFENINSLRELAQMPQWTPEKPLRVATGFTYLAPKFLKENGLKHVTFSTADGALEAAPAMGIADAIVDLVSSGTTLRENNLKEIEGGVILESQAVLVASRKSLTQMKGVLDITHEILERLEAHLRAAGQLTVTANMRGTSAEEVAERVLSQTSLSGLQGPTVSPVFCKRDGRVAADYYAIVICVPKKMLYKSVQQLRAIGGSGVLVSPLTYIFDEEPPRWRELLSKLGM from the exons ATGCCCGTCGTCAACCCCTTGTTCTTGCAATGCCCCCTCGCGGCCTCCCCTTCCTCCTTGTTTTCTCACTCTTCGTATTCTCCTCGAGTTTCAGTGAAATTCAGCATTTCCTGTTGCGCTGTGGCGTCTCCGGCCGCCGTGTCGAGCGGAATCGCAGACAATAGAGTTCTCGAAAGGAGAGAAATTCGTCTCGGATTGCCTAGCAAAGGTCGAATGGCAACGGATACTCTCGATCTGCTCAAG GATTGTCAATTATCCGTCAGGCAAGTGAATCCTCGACAGTATGTGGCTGAAATTCCTCAG CTCTCAAACTTTGAAGTTTGGTTTCAACGGCCAAAAGACATTGTACGAAAATTGGTATCAGGGGATCTAGACCTTGGTATTGTGGGTCTTGATATTGTTAGTGAGTATGGACAG GGGAATGAAGATCTAATTCTTGTTCATGATGCACTTGACTTCGGAGACTGCCATTTATCCTTGGCA ATACCCAAATATGGGATTTTTGAGAACATAAATTCGCTGCGGGAGCTAGCACAGATGCCTCAATGGACACCCGAGAAACCTCTGAGAGTTGCAACTGGTTTCACCTAT CTGGCCCCtaagtttttgaaggaaaatggACTGAAGCATGTCACTTTCTCGACCGCGGATGGAGCGTTAGAGGCAGCTCCTGCG ATGGGCATAGCTGATGCTATCGTGGACCTTGTGAGTAGCGGAACCACATTGCGAGAgaataatttaaaagaaatcGAAGGTGGAGTTATATTGGAAAGTCAG GCTGTTCTTGTTGCTAGCAGGAAGTCCTTGACCCAAATGAAAGGTGTATTAGATATCACTCATGAAATCCTTGAAAGATTGGAGGCACATTTGAGGGCAGCTGGCCAGCTCACG GTTACTGCAAACATGAGGGGAACCAGTGCAGAGGAGGTGGCGGAACGAGTACTGAGCCAAACATCATTGTCAGGCTTGCAg GGACCCACCGTAAGTCCAGTTTTTTGCAAACGTGATGGGAGAGTAGCAGCAGATTACTATGCAATTGTCATATGTGTACCTAAAAAGATGCTTTATAAGTCTGTTCAACAACTGAGAGCG ATTGGAGGCAGTGGAGTTCTTGTTTCTCCTCTGACGTACATTTTTGACGAAGAACCCCCTCGATGGCGCGAACTCCTTTCAAAACTTGGCATGTAG